A stretch of Bradyrhizobium sp. AZCC 2262 DNA encodes these proteins:
- a CDS encoding acyl-CoA dehydrogenase family protein: MADAIRNTQGDTEEEIQMLDAIERWVTRELKPIVREYDHADRYPTEVVEQMKELGLFGAIISPEYGGLGLSASTYAKIIMSISSVWMSVTGIINSHLMLALAIQKFGTPQQKTRWLPRLASGEIRGGLALTEPDAGTDLQGIRMVARRDGDHYVINGTKTWITNGAEGSVFAMLVKTDPDAKPRYNGMSLFITPKMKGFTVGRKLPKLGYKAIDTAELIFEDYRVPADHLIGGVEGQGFFQTTGGLELGRINVASRGVGIAEGALKLATEYAQIRKTFGKPICEHQAIQLKIGEMATRARAARLLTLDAARAFDNGERCDMEAGMAKYFASEAALENSIEGMRIHGANGYSREYDIERLYRDAPLTCIGEGTNEMQRIIISRQHIKRNPAL; the protein is encoded by the coding sequence ATGGCTGATGCGATCCGCAACACGCAAGGTGACACCGAGGAAGAGATCCAGATGCTCGATGCAATCGAGCGTTGGGTTACGCGCGAGCTCAAGCCGATCGTCCGCGAATACGACCATGCCGACCGCTATCCCACGGAAGTGGTTGAGCAGATGAAAGAGCTGGGCCTGTTCGGCGCGATCATCAGCCCGGAATATGGCGGGCTCGGGCTTTCGGCGAGCACTTACGCCAAGATCATCATGAGTATTTCCTCGGTCTGGATGTCGGTCACCGGGATCATCAACTCGCACCTGATGCTGGCGCTCGCCATCCAGAAATTCGGCACGCCGCAGCAGAAGACGCGATGGCTGCCCAGGCTTGCCAGCGGCGAAATTCGCGGCGGCCTCGCGCTGACCGAACCCGACGCCGGCACCGACCTGCAGGGCATCCGCATGGTCGCGCGGCGCGACGGCGATCACTACGTCATCAACGGCACCAAGACCTGGATCACCAACGGTGCCGAGGGCTCGGTGTTTGCGATGCTGGTCAAGACCGACCCGGACGCCAAGCCTCGCTATAACGGCATGAGCCTGTTCATCACGCCGAAAATGAAAGGCTTCACGGTCGGCCGCAAATTACCCAAGCTCGGTTACAAGGCGATCGATACGGCCGAACTGATCTTTGAGGATTATCGCGTGCCTGCCGACCATCTGATCGGCGGCGTCGAGGGCCAGGGCTTCTTCCAGACCACCGGCGGGCTCGAACTCGGACGCATCAACGTCGCCTCGCGCGGCGTCGGCATCGCCGAAGGCGCCCTCAAGCTCGCGACCGAATACGCCCAGATCCGCAAGACTTTCGGCAAGCCGATCTGCGAACATCAGGCGATCCAGCTCAAGATCGGCGAGATGGCGACGCGCGCGCGGGCCGCGCGTCTGCTGACGCTGGATGCGGCCCGCGCTTTCGACAACGGCGAGCGCTGCGACATGGAAGCCGGCATGGCGAAATATTTCGCCAGCGAGGCGGCGCTGGAAAATTCCATCGAGGGCATGCGGATCCACGGCGCCAACGGCTACTCCCGTGAATACGACATCGAGCGCCTTTATCGCGATGCGCCGCTGACCTGCATCGGCGAAGGGACCAACGAAATGCAGCGCATCATCATTTCCAGGCAGCACATCAAGAGGAATCCCGCACTATGA
- a CDS encoding ATP-binding protein: MAVALLPAIGIQAYNEFELRRTRQIEVQSQALNLAELAAAEQRQTVQGIHQALIALSELPAIKAKNADGCNAYLAKIKQRYPGFISFLVVDINGSSFCNATDYHRPSTAAGRPYLADVLRTGKFTVGVFAVGRQTGRNVLHFALPFYGDDARLGGVVIAALSLDWLADSLARQNVQPGAALAIVDRNGTYLARYPDNARFVGRKTVADKNSNLDRRDTADIVDLDGVERIVGHSALQDDSGGLLVSFGLDKARAFNEIQRGTQRGILQIILSTALVLVLTSLGAQRFIHRPLGQLVDAANQWRFGEFDRRVDIRGTSEIARVADAFNTMANALEHREHELSEAKEKAEEAAARITMIFESTTDSVLIIDRDWRVSYLNRPARVRLAQDRDIIGMPLTEAFPAAADMDALKQICEATSEQRPTFLEVLCPRTKAWYTISAFPSSQGLAVFLRDITEHKHALEARRLMEEQLHQSQKMESVGQLTGGVAHDFNNLLMVISANLELIEAAAGTNKVRRCAAAARRAADRGAKLTAQLLAFSRRQALKPKLVNANQLISEFQGLIHQAVGDGCKVKLQTDEELWFCHVDPALLETALLNLALNARDAMADGGELRIETQNIVEEESVAGCSPGPYVRLSVADNGSGMPPEVRDRVFEPFFTTKEVGKGTGLGLSMVYGFVRQSGGHIAVESAPGAGTTVALYLPATTQEPDAEQDTIETQAVPTGSERVLVVDDNEDLLNVTSAMLSTFGYHVSCANNGAEALRTLQSDQPFELLFSDIVMPNGMNGIELAREAKRLRKDIKILLTSGYADGVLQRNKAVGEFSIIDKPFSLADLARRVRSTLHEA, encoded by the coding sequence GTGGCTGTCGCGCTGCTGCCTGCGATCGGAATCCAAGCATACAATGAGTTCGAGCTGCGCCGCACACGCCAGATTGAAGTGCAGAGCCAGGCTCTCAACCTGGCTGAACTCGCCGCCGCAGAGCAACGGCAGACCGTCCAGGGGATTCATCAGGCCCTGATTGCGCTGTCGGAGCTTCCAGCGATAAAGGCGAAGAACGCCGATGGATGCAATGCTTACCTCGCCAAGATCAAGCAACGATATCCGGGGTTCATCAGCTTTCTCGTGGTCGACATAAACGGCAGTTCGTTCTGCAACGCGACCGACTATCATAGGCCCTCGACCGCGGCCGGGAGACCCTATCTCGCCGATGTTCTGAGAACCGGTAAATTTACAGTCGGAGTGTTCGCGGTTGGTCGACAGACCGGCCGTAACGTCCTTCATTTCGCGTTGCCTTTCTACGGCGATGATGCCCGCCTCGGCGGCGTCGTTATAGCCGCTCTCAGCCTGGATTGGCTCGCCGACTCCCTCGCCCGGCAGAATGTGCAGCCTGGGGCTGCGCTTGCCATTGTGGATCGCAACGGCACGTACCTCGCCCGCTATCCTGACAACGCCCGCTTTGTCGGCCGGAAGACGGTCGCTGACAAAAATTCAAACCTTGATCGTCGGGACACTGCCGACATTGTCGATCTCGATGGCGTGGAGCGGATCGTCGGGCATTCGGCCCTGCAAGATGATTCCGGAGGACTTCTCGTCAGCTTTGGCCTGGACAAGGCCCGGGCATTCAATGAGATCCAACGCGGCACGCAGCGCGGTATCCTTCAGATCATACTGAGCACCGCGCTGGTTCTGGTCCTGACATCATTGGGCGCCCAGCGGTTTATCCACCGTCCGCTTGGGCAACTTGTCGACGCCGCCAATCAGTGGCGGTTCGGTGAATTCGACCGACGTGTAGACATCCGCGGAACATCCGAAATCGCACGGGTTGCCGATGCGTTCAACACCATGGCCAATGCGCTGGAACACCGTGAGCACGAATTGTCCGAGGCGAAGGAGAAAGCCGAGGAAGCCGCAGCCCGGATCACGATGATCTTTGAGAGCACTACCGACAGCGTGCTCATCATCGATCGGGATTGGCGCGTCAGCTATCTCAACAGACCAGCCAGGGTGCGGCTGGCCCAGGACCGCGACATCATCGGCATGCCCCTTACGGAAGCCTTTCCAGCCGCCGCCGACATGGACGCCTTGAAACAAATTTGCGAGGCAACATCCGAGCAGCGTCCGACCTTCCTGGAAGTGCTCTGTCCACGTACCAAGGCGTGGTACACGATCTCCGCGTTCCCCTCGAGCCAGGGGCTCGCCGTCTTTCTCCGGGATATCACCGAACACAAGCATGCCCTGGAGGCGCGCCGACTGATGGAAGAGCAGCTCCACCAGAGCCAGAAGATGGAGTCCGTCGGACAGCTTACCGGCGGCGTCGCGCACGACTTCAATAACCTGCTTATGGTGATCTCCGCGAACCTCGAATTGATCGAGGCTGCAGCGGGTACCAACAAGGTCCGCCGGTGCGCCGCGGCCGCGCGACGCGCCGCTGATCGGGGAGCAAAGCTGACCGCGCAACTTCTCGCCTTTTCCCGGCGGCAGGCCCTGAAGCCGAAATTGGTCAATGCAAACCAGCTCATTTCCGAGTTCCAGGGACTTATCCACCAAGCCGTCGGGGACGGATGCAAAGTCAAGCTGCAGACAGATGAAGAATTGTGGTTTTGCCACGTCGATCCGGCGCTGTTGGAGACGGCTCTCCTTAACCTCGCCCTGAATGCGCGCGACGCCATGGCGGATGGAGGTGAGCTCCGGATCGAGACTCAGAACATCGTGGAGGAGGAAAGCGTCGCCGGGTGCTCGCCAGGACCGTACGTTCGGCTCTCTGTCGCCGACAATGGCAGCGGGATGCCTCCCGAGGTGCGAGACCGGGTGTTTGAACCCTTCTTCACGACCAAGGAGGTTGGCAAGGGTACCGGACTCGGCCTCAGCATGGTGTACGGCTTTGTTCGACAGTCCGGAGGGCATATTGCCGTCGAGAGTGCACCAGGAGCAGGCACTACGGTCGCTCTATACCTGCCTGCGACTACACAGGAGCCCGACGCCGAGCAGGACACCATCGAGACACAAGCCGTACCGACAGGTTCCGAGAGAGTCCTTGTAGTAGACGATAACGAGGACCTCCTGAACGTCACGTCGGCAATGCTGTCCACCTTCGGGTATCATGTTTCCTGCGCCAACAATGGCGCAGAGGCGCTTCGAACGCTCCAGAGTGACCAACCATTTGAACTTCTATTCAGCGATATCGTAATGCCGAACGGAATGAATGGCATTGAGCTTGCTCGGGAAGCGAAACGGCTGCGCAAGGACATCAAAATCCTGCTCACCTCGGGCTACGCGGACGGAGTGCTGCAACGAAATAAGGCCGTGGGCGAGTTTTCCATTATCGACAAGCCCTTCAGCCTGGCAGATCTGGCGCGACGCGTTCGGTCGACCCTGCACGAGGCATGA
- a CDS encoding SDR family NAD(P)-dependent oxidoreductase encodes MDLGLKGKSALVTGGSKGIGLAIAELFAAEGANVAICARNAEEVGKVVKALAGKGVKSWGKAIDVADPAALKQWVDGAAGELGGIDTIVCNVSALAVGDTAETWEKSFRTDMMHTVNSVAAAMPYLEKSASASVVIVSSVSGFEVDFAAGSYGAFKAALIHYAKGLSNQLIGKGIRVNAVSPGNTYFEGGIWQNIERGMPDLYKTAMSLNPTGRMGTAQEVAAGVVFLASPVASRISGTNLIIDGALTKAV; translated from the coding sequence ATGGATCTCGGATTAAAAGGCAAAAGCGCGCTGGTAACCGGGGGAAGCAAGGGCATTGGCCTTGCAATCGCCGAACTATTCGCGGCCGAAGGGGCCAACGTGGCCATATGCGCACGCAATGCCGAGGAGGTCGGCAAGGTGGTGAAGGCGCTGGCAGGGAAGGGCGTCAAGTCGTGGGGCAAGGCGATCGATGTTGCCGACCCGGCCGCGCTGAAACAATGGGTGGACGGCGCTGCCGGCGAACTCGGCGGTATCGACACCATCGTCTGCAACGTCAGCGCGCTGGCAGTCGGCGATACCGCCGAGACCTGGGAGAAGTCGTTTCGCACCGACATGATGCATACCGTGAATTCGGTTGCGGCGGCGATGCCGTATCTCGAAAAGTCGGCCTCTGCCTCGGTGGTCATTGTATCGAGTGTTTCGGGTTTCGAGGTCGACTTCGCCGCCGGTTCCTACGGTGCCTTCAAGGCGGCGCTGATCCATTATGCCAAAGGGCTAAGCAACCAGCTCATCGGCAAGGGCATCCGCGTCAATGCAGTGTCGCCCGGCAACACTTACTTTGAAGGCGGCATCTGGCAAAACATCGAACGCGGTATGCCTGATCTCTACAAGACAGCGATGTCGTTGAATCCCACAGGGCGCATGGGAACGGCACAGGAAGTCGCCGCGGGCGTCGTCTTCCTGGCCAGCCCGGTGGCGAGCCGGATCTCCGGCACCAACCTCATTATCGACGGTGCGTTGACCAAGGCTGTTTAG
- a CDS encoding LLM class flavin-dependent oxidoreductase has translation MKKIGFLSFGHWTASSQSQTRSGADTLLQSIDLAVAAEELGADGAYFRVHHFARQLASPFPLLAAVGAKTSRIEIGTAVIDMRYENPLYMAEDAGAADLIAGGRLQLGISRGSPEQVIDGWRYFGYQPADGQTDADMGRRHAEVFLDLLRGEGFAQPNPQPMFPNPPGLLRLEPHSEGLRERIWWGAGSNATAVWAAKVGMNLQSSTLKNDETGEAFHIQQAAQIRTYRAAWKEAGHAREPRVSVSRSIFALVDDRDRAYFGSERQDEDQIGFIDPRTRAIFGRSYAAEPDVLIEQLKKDEAIAEADTLLLTVPNQLGVAYNAHVIEAILIHVAPALGWR, from the coding sequence ATGAAGAAAATCGGGTTCCTTTCGTTCGGGCATTGGACGGCCTCGTCGCAATCGCAGACGCGCTCAGGCGCGGACACGCTCCTTCAGTCCATCGATCTGGCCGTTGCTGCCGAAGAGCTCGGTGCGGACGGCGCGTACTTTCGCGTCCATCACTTCGCCCGTCAGCTGGCCTCTCCCTTCCCTCTCCTTGCAGCGGTCGGTGCGAAGACCAGCCGAATAGAGATCGGCACGGCCGTGATCGACATGCGCTATGAGAACCCGCTCTACATGGCCGAGGACGCCGGTGCCGCCGATCTCATCGCCGGCGGGCGCCTGCAGCTTGGCATCAGCCGGGGCTCGCCCGAGCAGGTAATCGATGGCTGGCGATATTTCGGCTATCAGCCGGCCGACGGCCAGACCGACGCCGACATGGGGCGACGTCATGCGGAGGTCTTCCTCGACCTCTTACGCGGCGAAGGCTTCGCGCAACCCAATCCGCAACCCATGTTTCCGAACCCGCCCGGATTGCTGCGCCTCGAACCACATTCCGAAGGCCTGCGCGAGCGGATCTGGTGGGGTGCCGGCTCGAATGCCACGGCGGTCTGGGCGGCAAAGGTCGGGATGAACCTGCAGAGTTCGACGCTCAAGAACGACGAAACGGGGGAGGCCTTCCACATACAGCAGGCCGCGCAGATCCGCACCTACCGTGCTGCCTGGAAGGAGGCTGGCCATGCGCGAGAGCCGCGGGTCTCCGTCAGCCGCAGCATCTTCGCTCTGGTCGACGATCGCGACCGCGCCTATTTCGGCAGCGAGCGCCAGGATGAGGACCAGATCGGATTCATCGACCCGCGGACCCGGGCAATCTTCGGCCGCAGCTACGCTGCGGAGCCGGACGTCCTCATCGAACAGCTGAAGAAGGACGAAGCCATCGCCGAGGCCGACACCTTGCTTTTGACTGTCCCCAACCAGTTGGGCGTGGCCTACAACGCGCATGTGATCGAAGCGATTCTGATCCACGTTGCTCCCGCCCTCGGCTGGCGCTGA
- a CDS encoding branched-chain amino acid ABC transporter permease: MSAGDAGFAPTLDLRRAGICFMPLTELLIGGILLGGVYALMACGLNLIFGVMRVINFAHGDILAVAALSTVSIVVGFKLPFWLAVVLVPTGCALFGMLIHMFILRRIESAPMIMSLLATYALSTILVNVAILIWGGGYSGLPGVFSGSVKILGANVSVSRLVSFLCAIGVSLAVWWLLQFTRFGRAVRSASQAPELASISGIAVDRVRLATFALGSGMAGLAGVLVAPAFAIDPQLGSRFIIKAFAVIIVGGMGSYPGAILAALLLGVVEVVGSYFAGAVIGSAFLFLLMLGVLLVRPRGLLGAGVRI; this comes from the coding sequence ATGTCCGCAGGCGATGCGGGTTTCGCGCCGACACTCGATCTGCGGCGCGCCGGAATTTGCTTCATGCCGCTGACGGAATTGCTCATCGGCGGCATTTTGCTCGGCGGCGTCTATGCGCTGATGGCGTGCGGGCTCAATCTGATCTTCGGCGTTATGCGCGTGATCAACTTCGCGCACGGGGATATTCTTGCGGTGGCCGCGCTCTCGACGGTTTCCATCGTCGTCGGCTTCAAGCTGCCGTTCTGGCTTGCAGTCGTGCTGGTTCCGACCGGCTGTGCGCTGTTTGGAATGTTGATCCACATGTTCATCCTGCGGCGGATCGAAAGCGCGCCGATGATCATGTCGCTGCTGGCGACCTACGCGCTCTCGACCATCCTGGTGAACGTCGCGATCCTGATTTGGGGCGGCGGTTACAGCGGCCTGCCTGGCGTGTTCAGCGGTTCGGTCAAGATTCTTGGCGCCAACGTCTCGGTCTCCCGGCTGGTGTCGTTCCTTTGCGCTATCGGCGTCAGCCTGGCCGTCTGGTGGCTGTTGCAGTTCACCCGCTTCGGACGCGCAGTGCGGTCGGCATCGCAGGCCCCGGAGCTAGCGAGCATTTCCGGCATTGCGGTCGATCGTGTCAGGCTCGCGACCTTCGCGCTCGGTTCCGGCATGGCCGGATTGGCCGGAGTGCTGGTCGCGCCGGCATTCGCCATCGATCCCCAACTGGGCTCGCGCTTCATCATCAAGGCGTTTGCGGTCATCATCGTCGGCGGAATGGGCAGTTATCCCGGCGCCATTCTCGCCGCGCTGCTGCTCGGTGTGGTCGAAGTCGTGGGTAGTTATTTTGCGGGCGCGGTGATCGGTTCCGCGTTTCTGTTTCTGCTGATGCTCGGCGTTCTCCTGGTCCGGCCGCGCGGATTGCTTGGTGCGGGAGTGCGGATATGA
- a CDS encoding CaiB/BaiF CoA transferase family protein yields the protein MKLEGIRVIDLSVFLPGPYLTLAMADHGAEVIKIEAPGEGDPGRHIGLSDGPSTVFFRNLNRGKKSVVLDLKDNVQRDTLLALCETADVFVESFRPGAVDRLGVGYEAVRARNPRIVYCSISAFGQDGELRGRPAHDLALEAESGLLSMTLGNDGKPAMPGIPAADVLAGLQGLSGVLMALLRRERTGLGDHIDISMHDAMVGGMLNILGPAFAENRQPVPAHERTTGGAAFYRSYETQDGRYLVLAGQEPKFIHNLLGAFGRPDLAELCLRGPGPHQHPVMDFLKGEFRKKPLAEWNAYLAALDVCYGCVNTLPEALAHPNLLARGMIQRDGLDRRHISPPIRFSQEPARPNLHEPALGEHTTQFLKIAPASE from the coding sequence ATGAAGCTCGAGGGCATCCGCGTCATCGATCTCTCGGTGTTTCTGCCGGGTCCGTATCTGACCCTCGCGATGGCTGATCACGGCGCCGAGGTGATCAAGATCGAGGCGCCCGGCGAAGGCGATCCCGGCCGGCACATCGGGCTTTCCGATGGACCGAGCACGGTTTTCTTCCGCAATCTCAATCGGGGCAAGAAAAGCGTGGTGCTGGACCTCAAGGACAACGTCCAGCGCGACACCCTTCTCGCACTTTGCGAGACCGCCGACGTATTCGTGGAATCGTTTCGCCCGGGCGCCGTCGACCGGCTCGGCGTCGGATATGAGGCCGTGCGGGCACGCAATCCCCGCATCGTCTACTGCTCGATCAGCGCCTTCGGACAGGACGGCGAGTTGCGCGGCCGTCCGGCGCATGATCTCGCGCTCGAAGCCGAAAGCGGGCTGCTCAGCATGACGTTGGGCAACGACGGCAAGCCGGCCATGCCTGGCATTCCCGCCGCCGACGTTCTTGCCGGGCTTCAAGGATTGTCCGGCGTCCTGATGGCGCTACTGCGGCGCGAGCGGACCGGGCTCGGCGACCACATCGACATCAGCATGCATGACGCCATGGTCGGCGGTATGCTGAATATTCTTGGACCGGCATTCGCTGAAAACCGTCAACCGGTTCCGGCGCATGAGCGAACCACCGGAGGCGCGGCGTTCTACCGTTCTTACGAGACGCAGGACGGCCGCTACCTCGTCCTCGCCGGTCAAGAGCCGAAATTCATTCATAACCTGCTCGGCGCCTTTGGCCGCCCGGACCTCGCCGAATTGTGCCTGCGCGGGCCGGGCCCGCACCAGCACCCGGTCATGGACTTCCTCAAGGGCGAATTTCGCAAGAAGCCGCTCGCCGAGTGGAACGCCTACCTTGCGGCGCTCGATGTCTGCTACGGCTGCGTCAACACGCTCCCCGAAGCACTTGCGCACCCGAACCTGCTTGCCCGCGGGATGATCCAGCGCGACGGGCTGGACCGCCGCCATATCAGCCCTCCCATCCGCTTCAGCCAGGAGCCGGCCCGCCCGAACCTGCACGAACCGGCCCTTGGCGAACATACCACCCAGTTTTTGAAGATTGCCCCAGCTTCGGAGTGA
- a CDS encoding MaoC family dehydratase, translated as MQGHDQIGPQRYRESFGRYYDDFTVGDVYEHRPGRTITESDNTWFTLLTMNTHPLHFDKVYAARSEFKQPLVNSCLTLSMVVGMSVSDISQKAIGNLGWNDIKLTAPVFVGDTIYAESEVLAKRESASRPGQGLVTVRTIGKKGDGTQFMSFERTALIAKRGHGIED; from the coding sequence ATGCAAGGCCACGACCAGATCGGTCCCCAGCGCTATCGCGAAAGTTTCGGCCGCTATTATGACGACTTCACTGTTGGCGATGTCTATGAGCACCGTCCCGGCCGTACCATCACCGAGAGCGACAACACCTGGTTCACGCTACTGACGATGAATACCCACCCCCTGCACTTCGACAAGGTCTACGCGGCCAGATCCGAGTTCAAGCAGCCACTGGTCAATAGCTGCCTGACGCTGTCGATGGTGGTCGGCATGAGCGTGAGCGACATCAGCCAGAAGGCGATCGGCAATCTCGGCTGGAACGACATCAAGCTGACCGCGCCGGTGTTCGTCGGCGATACCATCTACGCCGAATCAGAGGTGCTCGCGAAGCGCGAATCGGCTTCGCGGCCGGGGCAAGGCCTTGTCACCGTACGAACAATCGGCAAGAAGGGAGATGGCACCCAGTTCATGAGCTTTGAGCGGACGGCGCTGATCGCCAAGAGAGGCCATGGCATCGAAGACTGA
- a CDS encoding GntR family transcriptional regulator, with the protein MASKTETRARKANSPKARPQTRAPAEVKSDDPLYLQVVRALKDEIVGGVHPVGSQLPTEEELCERFSVSRYTVREALRRLREDNLVSSRQGAGTIVVPPRPADSFVHEVMSINDLVAFATGVRFAIDTIEMIEIDDKLSSRTGIASGENWLSVRGLRHTDGNEFPVCWTEVYINREFAAVGRLLQRHTGPIFHLIEDLFGQSIVEVHQEIAAALISPALAGGLKVKAGATALEVQRTYKLATGKIAQVAINTHPAARFRHSMTMRRVKG; encoded by the coding sequence ATGGCATCGAAGACTGAAACCAGGGCGCGCAAGGCCAACTCACCGAAGGCGAGGCCGCAGACGCGCGCCCCGGCCGAAGTAAAATCCGACGACCCGCTTTATCTCCAGGTCGTACGTGCGCTGAAAGACGAGATCGTCGGCGGCGTGCATCCGGTCGGTTCGCAGCTTCCGACCGAAGAGGAGCTGTGCGAGCGATTTTCGGTCAGCCGCTACACCGTGCGCGAGGCGTTGAGACGATTGCGCGAAGACAATCTGGTGTCTTCGCGGCAGGGAGCGGGCACGATCGTGGTGCCGCCGCGTCCGGCCGACTCCTTCGTCCACGAGGTGATGTCGATCAACGACCTCGTCGCCTTTGCGACCGGCGTCCGATTCGCAATCGACACAATTGAGATGATCGAGATCGACGACAAGCTTTCATCCCGGACCGGGATCGCGAGCGGCGAGAACTGGCTTTCGGTCCGCGGCCTTCGTCACACCGACGGTAACGAATTTCCCGTCTGCTGGACCGAGGTTTACATCAACAGGGAATTTGCTGCGGTGGGACGTCTCCTGCAGCGTCACACCGGCCCCATCTTCCATCTGATCGAAGACCTGTTCGGCCAAAGTATCGTCGAGGTCCATCAGGAAATTGCCGCGGCGCTGATTTCGCCGGCGTTGGCGGGCGGACTCAAGGTCAAGGCCGGGGCCACGGCGCTCGAAGTACAACGCACCTATAAGCTCGCAACCGGCAAGATCGCGCAGGTTGCGATCAATACCCATCCGGCAGCCCGATTTCGTCATTCGATGACGATGCGCCGCGTGAAGGGGTAA